A genome region from Schistocerca americana isolate TAMUIC-IGC-003095 chromosome 1, iqSchAmer2.1, whole genome shotgun sequence includes the following:
- the LOC124614007 gene encoding phosphopantothenoylcysteine decarboxylase: protein MPNTDFKRTPGDDGSLRQKKHVLIGCTGSVATIKLPNLVAFLNQKYDVDIRIIVTNHAQHFYSPEDIPSSISVYTDDDEWNMWSRRGDPVLHIELAKWADIFVIAPLDANTLAKLSHGMCDNLLTCVARAWEIKKPLLFCPAMNTKMWEHPITAKQIESLKEWGYCEVPCISKTLMCGDTGLGAMAEIDTIVAEIMGKLNKPHESMAH from the exons ATGCCGAACACAGATTTTAAAAGAACTCCCGGTGATGATGGATCATTGCGACAGAAGAAACACGTTTTGATAGGTTGTACAGGGAGTGTTGCTACTATTAAACTGCCGAACCTTGTtgcatttttgaaccaaaaatatgATGTAGATATTCGTATAATTGTGACGAATCATGCACAGCATTTTTATTCGCCTGAAGATATACCCTCCAGTATATCAGTTTACACGGACGACGACGAGTGGAATATGTGGTCCAGACGAGGTGATCCTGTGCTCCACATCGAACTGGCAAAGTGGGCCGATATTTTTGTTATTGCGCCTCTTGATGCCAATACTTTAGCGAAACTATCGCAT GGTATGTGTGATAATCTGTTGACATGTGTTGCAAGAGCCTGGGAAATTAAGAAGCCACTGCTCTTCTGTCCAGCTATGAACACAAAGATGTGGGAACATCCAATCACAGCCAAACAAATTGAGTCACTGAAAGAATGGGGCTACTGTGAAGTTCCCTGCATCTCAAAAACTTTGATGTGTGGTGATACTGGTTTGGGAGCAATGGCTGAGATAGATACAATTGTTGCAGAGATCATGGGCAAACTAAATAAGCCACATGAGTCTATGGCACACTGA